DNA sequence from the Liolophura sinensis isolate JHLJ2023 chromosome 1, CUHK_Ljap_v2, whole genome shotgun sequence genome:
ACACCCTACATAAGTATTGCACTCAAGTGATTTGTTGAATGCAGATTTTCTGTTTTGCCTTGTTCCTAGGACTGAAGACCTACAGGATGAGAGTTTCCTACCTCCCTATAGCAGAATATGAACAAAGTCAGCCCAATGGCCAGCCTGCTGGAGAGAAGGTGCTAAGAAAAATCAGGAGTTTTTCactgaaaagtaaaacagataGTTTAAATGCCATTGATTCGAATGGGGTGATTGGGCCAGACATGGTGGGCGACAAACTACGATCATACTCTGTCCCAGGTGAAGGGCTAGAGGGTCTGCAGGATCTACAGGCAGGGAAAGAATCAGAGGTTGGTAGTAGAGACAGGAGCCAGTCTGAACACAATACCATTAACCTTCAGACTGAGGAGCAACTGTTCTCTAGTCTGCTACAGGATAGTCCAGGTACTGAAAGTCAGACAGAGGATTCTGGGGACATGAAACCTGGCGATGTACCTCAGGCAAAGATGAGTGCTTCTGAGGATAGTCTCTTCAGTGATAACGGCATCATCCGGGAGAATGTGACTGCTGTGAAGACAGGCGACGCTCCAGTCCCCACCCCACTTGTTCCGCCTCTATCTGAGCCTGTCCCAGACAACTGGGTGACGGTGGAGGACGAGTTTATTACAGTAGCAGCCGTGTATCAGAGTCACCTGTCTAATGACTGTATGATGGCCCCACAGGGGCGCCTCAGTGAGGGCTTTGTGTACCTGACATTATTGAGGAAGGCCGGGGTGACACGGGGCACCTTGCTCAATCTCTTCTCCTCCATGGCAGAAGGAGCTCATGTGGACTCTCCCCATGTGGAGACCATTAGGGCTCTGGCGTTCCGTATAGAGCCCCTTTGTAAGGAAGGTGTCATAATGGTGGATGGAGAGATGATAGAGTTTGGGCCCCTCCAGGGACATATACTGCCCCAGCTGGCCAGAATCCTGGCCATTCGATGACCAAACAGTGTAAATATTATAATAGAAGAGTGAAGTGGTGTGGAAACCAACATCAGCTGTAAAGATATGACATTTGTGCGTGCCTTTAATTTGTAGAGAATATCAGAAAATTTTTTTGATATCATGTAATTTATTCCACATACTAAGTCTTCCTCAGAGATGGTTAGAGTGACCATTCCATTTTATTGCGAAATTTTCACTATTTTTATACTCCTAGATTAGAAAGCATTTATCAAGATGATATATAAGTGCAAGACTTCTGTGGGAAATCTAAAGTCCCAAGGAAGAGAATGACACTAAGCGCTTTGGGATGTGTCTCAATCAGAATCATCAGAATCAAATACGTATACAGTGGATTTTTATTAAATTACCATGTCAGATTTTCACCGGGTTTAGTGTTTGTGTTTCCTGTGATTTGTGtatgactatatatatgtactactgTAAAGTAATTATTATTCGCTGGGATTTATTTTCgcggattttctccaaaaatgtgttcgcgggaattaattttcacgtgtttaagagaatactgaaaaaaaaaatcttaaaaattttcAAGATATAATATGACCGAAATTATTCAAGGACGTCAAAtaggtatcatcatgggtgcCTTTAATCCTCCTCTGTTTTCTGCGGTGTTGCAaatcctcgtgatctggatcagagattaaaacaatgggagATGGATTACTAGTATCACTAcgtaagaagattactttcgcatCTACCGTGAGCTGTACTCAAATATGTGTCACTTCTTTTTGAACcattgatgagtacttttaaagGGGCCTGTCATCTTTTCAGCAGTTCAACGCAAAACacatgaattcaccattatcggcgcCAGTCACTCAATCGTTATCAAGCAACACGGTAAGTTTTGCTTTATTTGCGTTTATTTTCGTCCTCGGTAGCCTGCCAGAAATCCcaaacattgccgtagctgtcaaacggccattgtgttgttgaacacacttcacagtttgttagaagctcacccattggaccacaggagagacagcCAAGAgatagcgtgtatcagagcAACATTCCTTAGAAGCCAACACGTGAAGGTATCAACTTTCCTTTCACTTTACCGACTTAGTGAAGACTAATCAAGCTAAAGacgaatgaactcccactttgttttatacccaccaagcctgagcaccagagtttgtatgtatttgaaatataatttCCCTTCcttgctgttaaaaaatttagctggcctttcagcctggcaaagatttcatttcattattacTACTGGCTGTAGTATGCGATTCAATATAAGATATTTTCGCTGGAATTATTCTTCGCAGTAAATTATTCACcgcgaaaattaagtacttcacagtatctGTGTAGCTATCCTCCTAATCATCTTCATAATTCATTACTCGTTAACGGTGTTGAAGATCCAGTACACGTTTGTTCTGGAATCTGGGTCACAAACACATCCCTAACGCAAGCTGACCTGATTCATCAGTGTGAACTTACTATAACAGTACACCCATGAAACTACTCTTACTGGGGAATTATAACTGTATGTACGGTACTCAGAAACGGAAGAAGCATAGGAGCATATCTCCCTCGCGGTGACTTAGGAGATCAATATCCTGAGGTTTGCAGTAATTGTGCATCAGAACATAATTGTTGCTTCAGGCTTGATACCTTTGTGCTGGAGTAGGACCCTAATGGCCCACATAGAAGATTAGACTGTACAACGATCTTCTTAGCCTTGTTTGAATGCTTGGTTTTAAGTAAGCATTGCCTAGAGCTTGGTTTTAACTCCAGTCGTAGTCATCGCAATGCGCACCATGATCATGTATCCTCTCAGGTGTGCACACCATCAAATGCATGTGAATTACTTCAACTGAAGAGGCTATACTgagatttttgtttaaaaaatttcgCTAATCAAATCATAGTGTGTACGTTCGAAAATGTTATGAGACCCGCTTGGAACTACATTACCCATTTTGAACAGTAGGCCTAACACGTGCACAGACTAGGATGTTATTGTGTGAACGGTAATAATCTGGGCTATTCTGAAATGATAGGAGTAACTCACATTAGATTTGTGCTGGGTTTTTTGCCAAACATCTCCGGTATGGTTTCCTTAAATGTTCAAAGTTGTTCTTTTCCAGACGTAAATCTTCGCCTCTGATCACTGCACTTTATGGTAATTAATGAGCAGGCAACCTTCGTGGTGTATCAGTTCTTGTTTGTACTAAAATCTAATTCTCCAATTTCATGTACAGATAGTATCGTGGTGTAAGCTTGTGCAAGATTACGTTTTGTTTTATGACAGTCATTTTTCCTTGCAATGAATTTGACATGACATTTTTGTGGCGTCTAggtatgtataaaatatagggtattttttttatttaattgaaaaGTTTAACTTAGTAAAACCACACAACACACAAGGTATATCTAGACTGATGCGATTCTTCAGTAATATAGTTACTAGCGAACCCGCAAGAAGAGCAACCATGTAAATATCACCTCTCAAATCCACAGTTAATTAAGTGTATAGCAATTAATGGCACACCATTATTAGTGTATTATTAATACACAGCTGGGAGGCCTACTCGTAAATATGCTTGTTTAAACCAGGGTAAACAGGACTATCAATTTGTCATTGAAGGTAAAATGCCCCAGTTTTTGTTGCACAATGTCAATAGGAGACGAATGAATTCTCTTGTATCTGAACCCTTTTAGAGACAAATCTGGAATACTTGAACGGCAACGATGTATTATCTGTACCGGTATAGCATGGTGAGTATATAGCATATCACTTCAGTGTCCTTGAGATTTCTTCATTCTTCAGGTTAGTTTCATGCCAttttctatatgtatatataggcttaACTGCAGATAATtattacatctttttttttttttaagttgtcATGTGGTTGTGTTGATGACTTCTCTGACAGGCATGTGAACAAACAGGTCATACGATATAGGTAGGCTTAAATATGGGGGAAAAGGCTGTTTGTATAGGCGTTTCTGCCTTAGCTGTGGTTGCTACCCTCTTACACGCAAGTTACCCACAATTTACGTAGAGCCAGTATGAAAGACTACAACAAAGAGAGTTAAACCATGCAGAGCAGTGGAGACCGTGTGGTAGTTGGCTAATAGTCACATCTATTACAGGTTAATGCGGCCTCagtttgtcaatttacctcagttaggattttattgcTCAGATAATATAGTAACTTAGACGCCCCGTAGCACCATGGATGGCTTAAGCTTAATTAGGTACAAAAAAGCGTGATGTTAAATTGCAATATACTCGCCGACAATGGTCTATGCCGGACATATAGAACAAATTGATGAGAAAATCCGCCTGTATCATCTGCATGTTGCCTGATGCAATGTACTATAGCCTCTTCACGTTCAGGTATAATCATGTTGAGTCTGCCGATCTTGACGGCTTCATTGCTTCCATAAAACATTTAAGCGGATTCCCAACTGAACAAAACTCCCCACCTAGATTACAACCCAACGTCGGCTTACGTCTGTAAGGTTGCTCTTACCCAATCACAGGTGCACAAAGGTGGGCATTAAGAAATTGCTAATACGTCGAATTGCTGAGGTCGAATAAACGTTCACGAAGACAAAACAATGTCTGGCGAATGATGTCGACCCGTAACTTTGAGACTAATTTTAAGGACACGTTTTCATTAAATTTAGCCTTTGAACTCCAAAACTGAGTGCGTGAAGTAAACTCGGTTAATGATTTTCTTATCCAAAGGCTGCCCAGTTTTTCGTTGTATTAACTGTTGGTAATACGTTATACATTGCTTACATGCCGATGACAGTtgattgtttgtacatgtacattgagcaTGTCCTATATATCGGTGACTGTTGATAGGCATTTATCAAGTCGATGGCTGTTAGTTGTCCCTACATTGATCATGTCCTACATAAATCTGTGACTGTTGATTTGTTTActcagttcgttagcgcgctagcgcagcatgatgacccagcagtctttCACCAGTggggtccctgtgagttcaagtccagttcatgctggcttcctctccggtcgtacgtgggaaggtatggcagTTTCcatccacaataatgctggccgccgtcgtataagttaaatattcttgagtacataaaaaataaattaatttgtttatgtgttaggCATTTTTAACGTCGATGACTCTTAGTTGTCTGTACATTGAGCATGTCCTACATAAATCTGTGACTGTTGATTTGTTTATGCGTTAGGCATTTTTCATGTCGATGGCTGTTAGCTGACCCTACATTGAGCATGTCCTATATAAATCTGTGACTGTTGATTGTTTATGCGTTAGGCATTTATCATATGTCGATGGCTGTTAATTATCTATGTTCATTAGGCGTTTTTTACATGACGATTCTTACATTCCGATAACCTTTGAATGTCTACTCATTAGTCATATCTGACTCCTGTTTTGAACTTGTTCTCGCCTCTATATCGGTggaaaattgccgatgtggcgtataAGCCATagccattcatttattcatccccATCCATTAGTCATTTCATTCACGTCGATTTTCTACAGAGCCTGCGTCACTCATTTCTGACATGTTGATGACTGTTGACTGTCTGCATGAGTTGTTCATTTTTTACTTGTCAGTGGACATTGATTTTCTACACATATACTCATTTCCTTTAGGTCAGTTGTCTATGCTTTggcctcccaccacaatgctggccgccgtcggataagtgaaatattttttagtatgtcataaaacaccaagcaaataaataaaattatacattaaaCTTTTCTTATGTCGATGGCTGTTGATTGTGTGTACATTACTCATTTCTTACACGTTGCTGACTGTCTTTGCCTTAATTCGTACACTTGAATTCGTACAAATTCTTTCAAGTCGATAAATGATTATATATACCTACGACTATTTCTAACATTTCAGCAACTGATACCTATTTCTTTCACGTCGATTGCTGGTGATTTGGAGCCATTTCGTCGTGTATGACAATATGTGGATCTATACTCAATTACGTCACAgctataaacattttatttagaaTTAcgtgtaaacagaatgttgttGATACCTAATTTTGTTGATCCTCTTCACTCAGAACTATTGACAGTAGCTTATGGTAAgtgtaataaaattatattcatttcaaGCTGaataataacatatacataaagCGTACCTTAGCAGAATTCACCGATAATCGGTATGAGCTGGATGAAGAGAAAGACAAAGATGTCCTGTGGACCATCATGATACCATTGTGTATAATCAATGCACAAACTTAGTGACACAACAAGGGTGGAGGGCATAATTTATCTTGCAGGCTGTTGTTGACAGACACCAGCATATATCCAGATTAATGCACCGTGCATTATTAACATATAAAGTGCAGTTAcgtttgaattttgttttctgcataCTTGATATAGTATACAACGTCTTGTCAAGGTgattaaatatgttttcataGGAAAATCTTCCTCTTTTTACACAGGATATTGCATTTTCAGGAAAAATCGTGCgagaattatataaaatatagtcCAAAACGCAAAGGATATGCTTTCATCCTGGGAGAAAATTGAAGTTTTGGACAGAAAAGACAATGCACATCATCTCCGCAATGTCTAATCTTGTATCATATACGTAACATTTGTCCATTGAGAAACAACTAGAGGAACGCAGTGTATAGGTCCACAAATATGGACAGTGCGAATTCTCCCCTTTCTGCTAGAAAAGGGAATAGTATAATATTGTAACATATCCTTTTAAGAGAGTAGCCCCCCTGCATCTCCTGTACCGAGGGTTCATTCTATGATCCAGCCATACCTAATTACCTTGTCAGATCTGGATTTCAGTCTACGTATAGGCATAAGTACGCCTGCGTCACATTGTCACTGTACAGACACTAATGGCTTCACGGTGTTCAATCAGTGCATTCGTTATATACCGCGGGATTCTAAAAATACTTACAGCACTCTgaactgtgtatatatgaacagaACATGTTAGAATGTTTTGCCAGAGTCCTTGAAGGCACTGACATTTTAGAACGACGCAGGGTTATAACGGGAGAAGCAATTAGCACACATATCTAAAACGCAATTTTGTAATTCGAATTTCAAATTCATTCTTTGATTATTCTCAATATATTACGCATTACTTATATATCAACGCTTGATGATTCTCTATAGGCTACATTGCCTATATAATACTTAAGTGTTGATGCTTATCTACATTACCCGGCATTACTTACATAATAATGTCTGATGATTATCACTACATTATCTATTTTATAGCTAACAACTGTCGATGGTTCTCTGCATTACCTAATCCATTACGCAATACACATGCGTGTATTTTGATGGTCGGTGATTCTTTACGTGTTATATACGCAGCGCACATGTATTCGATGATTTGTCATTATACGTTATACCTGAGACTATTATATACaattattatgtatataatagtcccaggatatacacagtacacatgtattatacgTTATATTCACTATACACAGGTATGTGTTGTGGCGGTTGGAGATTCTCTGTACGTCATGCAGTACACGAGTATTTTGAGCATTATAGTAATAATGATACACACTAATGCATACGCCATTATGGATGCGCAAACCTGTGCACAGTCGTTTCTAGTGAGTATACAGTGCAGCCATGAAGCTTGTACTTTGTGTCATTAACAGCGTATTGTGCGGCAGGTGCTCAGAATTGTGTGGTTGTACGCAACACAGTACTGTGCACTAGTCGTAACGTACCACACGTACAAGATAAAGCACAGCACGGCTTGGCTGCTGCTCTGTACCAAAAGTTTAAACCTGTGTGGTGCTGTTCAGTAGCCGTGCGCACTGTCAAGCGATGAAAGGTTCCTTCTTTAACTTCCGCCATTCGGTGTCACCCTTCAGGGCTTGACGATTTTTGCCACCTACAGTCCTATAATCACCATCATACATAGGTGAACCAGTCTTGAGTAtgcaataaaatacaaattcagtGAGTAAATAAATTCACAGACACTTCAAAATGAGTCACCATTCTTTATTTCAAAAACATATAGTCaccatttttcaaatgttacaTATTCAACTCTTTGATGAGAAATTTTCATGAGAATGCTGACTTAAAGAAATCGAACATCTCGTCCAAAGTAGGAtatgtgtaagtacatgtatgataacgGCTTGCCTTTTTTGATACCCTTGCCACCCTGCGGTGAATGAAACTCCAACTTGATCGAAGTCATTATACAGAGGTTACAAGGAGTGTTCTTACTTATGAACAGAAATCAtagcagatatacatgtaatgagcaTACGGAGTAGAATAACAAGATCATAAATGAGCAACTAATTTAAATCCACTGTTGTTGAGATTGTGTCGCAAATATATCACCTATACTACGTTCCAACCAGGGTAATTCACAGTTTTTTTCGGACAATTTTTTATGAATTCAATCACTGAGTTTGCACCTAGTATTTACGATAATATTCAGCGTTCCCGTCATTCACAGCCCTTTTGGACAATTCCTGATGAGTAGTGCCATTACTTAGCCTGGACCTAGCATTTACGAGAGTATTCGGTCTATGGTCTAGAGTTTTACAAGGCTGTTTTGTTTTGACCACAAACTCCGGACTACTGATATCGCATTGTAGGCAGGTTGCTGATAACACCTCCCATCGGCAGGTGCTTGATGAGGTGGGGTGGCTTTATCCGACCTTCTGTACTAGTACGTTAAATAACTTTGAGTTTgatgtaataataaaacacatacattggaattgtttttttttctagaagCTTACCAAATAGCTTAAAGAACTGCCCTTGAAACTTTATTTAAGACATCTTCATATTGTTGAGTGTTTCACCAGGAAGTTAAGCGAACGAAGAGTTGTTCCCTGCCCATTTAGTTGTTGCCGTTGAATGTTTTTCCGGTAGTAATGCAAGATTCCCAGTCTGGCCAAAACTTCTCCTTCATTCTGCCACAGAAAGACACCAGGTTTGGACATTTTTCTGGAAGGACAAATGTAGTTGTAAAAGGTTATACCAACATTCCAGCAGTGTAGGTCAACAAGTATATTGTTTATCCGATAGTTTTCACTCAGTGGTATTTATTGTTCTGACTGACAGCGAGCTTGTATCAGTCAGTAGAGTGTTGTAGTTGCCGAGTGATTGGTGGGGTGGTACGCTTACATTTGGCGATATGAATGTCTGTACTCAGTTTTCACCTATATAGTATTACTAATTAACAGCTGCGTGTGGCATCTTCTTCCCTAAAAAAAACCCAGCGAGCTCTTGGCAGGGATGCCCCCACATTTACATGATACCTGATAATTATGAAATAGGGCAAGTGGAAGATAATCTTGGAGAACACACATGGAAAGACACATATAAGATGTAAGTCAAATTTGTGCTGGACAATAAAAAGCCTGTGGTTGAATATGGCGTGTTTTGTGCGTGTGTATTGCAATATTCGTAGTGTTGTTGCTTAACAGCGCTGACGCTCACGGAAATGGATACTCTGTCAACTGGTTGTAGATAATGAACATTGGCATACTCGTCACATTATCTTGTGCATAGATGTCTAATATGAGgattcagcaacctgcggatggttgtggccagggtttccgccgggctcagcccggcccggtttcttcccactatatcgcatgccgccgtcgtataagtgaaatattcttgagtacggcgtaaaacaccaatccaataaataaataaataatatgtacacgtatacatgttcTCACCTTTAACAAAAATCTCGTGCGGAGAGCCGGGCATGTGCCAGATCATCTGAGAAACCATGCCGAAGACCGTACAGTCTACCTCTGTAGGATGGTCTCCCATGAAGAATTCCTTGTCGCCTAtatgaacagaaaatttaatGACAGCAAATACTGataacataatgtacatgtatataggtataggcctataaatcGAGTCTTATTCTGCCAAGGTTGTATTGTGATCAGCTGACGACTGTTTTGTGTGACGGTGGTATCTGCAAGAATACGATGTAGGATTTCATTCCCGCTAAAATGATGCACTAGTCTCCATATTTCTAGTGCAATGTTATCACGTTGTTGAAAGTCTATCTGTATTTCTTTCTAAAACAATTCAATTCTATGTTACCTGATTCGTGTGcttatggaagccggataaagCCATCGTCGTACCATCGTTCCATGGCGCGAAGCGATGGCAAGAAACTAGCATCGtcccatcgcttcgtgccatcttGTCATCGTTTTGCATCATCTTCCCACCGGCTTTAGGGCAAGTGACGTGTTGCATTATGGTACACacatattatcattattacagTCTTTGAGCCAGTCACATTTATTCAGCCAACTGTAAAATCAGGTACCAAAATTGCCTGTCGCTAGTGATACCCAACACCACAAACtttacacactgatatgttaGTTTATAcaattgcaaggaaaatgcagttagaataatttttctaattcataatgttaaactccagaAGCGTGGTTTCCACACCAAGAAcgcattgcctcgggtgacgtcatcattattcAAAGAACAAGTGGCATGCCGTGCAATAGGCGTGgagagcaattttttttttacaatagaTGCACCAACATGCATGGCGTTTACAAACACccaactctaaaaccatactgccgtgagatcatacattacaagagataaaataaaattcatgtatGAAGGTTATATACTAAAACGTGCGAACAATGTGAAATAT
Encoded proteins:
- the LOC135468329 gene encoding LOW QUALITY PROTEIN: sphingosine kinase 2-like (The sequence of the model RefSeq protein was modified relative to this genomic sequence to represent the inferred CDS: inserted 1 base in 1 codon); the encoded protein is MGIKSCAPVSHGKLKVLVNPHSGPGKALQIFQKQVIPMLDEAEIKYDLITTEYAGHAKDLVGTMDLSECYAVVIVSGDGLVYEVINGFMARTDWDKAIKMPLGVLPGGSXNALCCSINYSAGEPMTENIVLHSTFILIKHRVLPMDLVSIETPKEKVYSFLSTCIGFIADVDYESEKYRSLGGARFTLGALKRIMGLKTYRMRVSYLPIAEYEQSQPNGQPAGEKVLRKIRSFSLKSKTDSLNAIDSNGVIGPDMVGDKLRSYSVPGEGLEGLQDLQAGKESEVGSRDRSQSEHNTINLQTEEQLFSSLLQDSPGTESQTEDSGDMKPGDVPQAKMSASEDSLFSDNGIIRENVTAVKTGDAPVPTPLVPPLSEPVPDNWVTVEDEFITVAAVYQSHLSNDCMMAPQGRLSEGFVYLTLLRKAGVTRGTLLNLFSSMAEGAHVDSPHVETIRALAFRIEPLCKEGVIMVDGEMIEFGPLQGHILPQLARILAIR